CGGTATCCGGGCGTTCGAGAAGCGCCTCGTCGAACGCCCTTTCGAGCGTGGCAAGGCGGTCACCCAGGGTCTCGCCGGGAAGGCAGGGGCCGCATTGCAGCCCCAGGACGCGGAGGCTCATTTCACACCACCGTCGATGGGCATGGTCGAAAAGCGCGGTTCGACGATGTCTGCAAACACCATGTCCGTCTTGATGTTGCCGACGAACTTCTGCATGGCGATCGCGTTGTCGAATGCCTTGGGCGTGATCTCGACGCCCTGCGGATAGACGTTGTTGGCGAGCATGCGCTTGACCGCAGTATCGACCACCGCAGCGTCCAGGCTCGGAAACTCCTTCCGCGCAACAGCCTGCGCCTTCTCGGGCGAGGTGTGCATCATCTTCAACGAGTCGCCGATCGCGCTCACGAAGCGCTTGACCAGGTCGGGATTGGAGTCGATGAGCTGCTGGGAGGTGTTGATGGTCGAGAAGGCATACTCCGGATAGTCCTTCGGGAATTCGTAGATGACCTTCAGCCCTTGGGAGAGGCCTTGTTCGACCTGGGGTTGATAGGCGACGGCGATGTCGGCGCGTCCGGCGATCACCGGACCCAGCTCGGATCCGTTCTGGACCTCGGTGACCGTGACGTCCGTCTGAGGGCTGAGCTTCGCATCTGCGATCATTCGCTTCAGAAGAGTGTTCGACGTTCCCGGGGCAAGGCCGACCACGACCTTCTTGCCCTTGAGGTCCGCCGGTGAGGAGAACTCGACCTCCTGGCGTGCCAGCACCCAGACGGGCGCGCTGTTTGCGACCGCGCTGATGGCTTTTGCCTTTCCGCCCTTCTCCTGAGCGAAGCCAACGTGTTCAGGTCCATGCACCGAGAACTGCGATTCGCCTGCCAGGACGGATGCCAGGGCCGTGGGTCCGGAACCTGCGGAGCGAACCACCGGTACATCGAGGCCGTGGTTCCTGAAATGGCCTTCATGTTTTGCCACGTAAACCGGCAAATAAAGCAGCGAATGGAAGGCCTCTGTAACGAGGATCGTATCCATCTTGTCGGCGGCGACTGCGGGCTGGTGAGCGAGCGCGGTGCCCAGGGCGATGGCGGAGAGGAGCTTCGAGACGGATTTCATTTTGAATTTCCTTCTGACGATGACGGGGAGGGATTACTTGCCGGACCACGAGAGGATGTTTTTTTCGATGCGCGAGACGATCACGTAGAGGGTGGTGGCGACGAGCATCAGGACGATCACGCCCACCCACACGGCATTGAGATTGAAGAGGTTGCCGGCCACGAAGATCATTCGGCCGAGGCCCTTGTCCGAGGCGATGAACTCGCCGCCGATCTCCGCGATCAGCGCGAAGCCGATGTTCAGGCGCAGTGCGGAGATGATCCACGGCAGGGTTGCGGGGATGACAAGCTTGGCGAAGATCTGGCGTCGCGTCGCTTTGAGCGAACGCATCAGATTCACGAGGTTGTCGTCGATCTGGTGCGTACCCTGGTAGGCCGACAGGAGGGCCACCACGAAGGTCGCCACGAAGGCCAGCGCGACTTTCGACAGCATTCCCGAGCCGAACCAGATGATGATCATCGGGGCGAGAGCGATCTTCGGAAGGCCGTTGAGCGCGACCATGAAGGGATCGATGACCCGCGCGACCTTGCTCGAGTACCACAGCGCCAATCCCGAGATCGAGCCGAGTACGCTTCCGAGCAGGAAGCCGACGACCGTTGCATAGACGGTGGTCAGGGTGTCGTCCAGCAACTGGCCGCTTTCGATCAGCCTGAGGGCTTCCTTGGCGATCCCCTCGGGGGACCCCATCAGGAAGGGATTCACCCAGCCGATGTTGACCGCCAACTGCCAGAGAGCAAGGACCGTGGCGATGATCGCGCCTCGCCAGAGATTGTCCGTGATGAACGGCGTGTTCTTGAGCTGGTTGAAGGTGAGCGCCTTGCGCCCCTTGGTTCCCCTGCCGGGGACGGTTGCCTGTGCGATAGCCATTAGTGTGCCGCTCCCATCTGGATGTCGAGGTCGGACCAGATCTGATCGAAGAACTCGTGGTATTCGGCGTCGCTGCGCGCCTTGAGACACGACCCGTGCTTGCGGGCCAGACCGACGTCGTAGATCTTCTTGACGGTCGTCGGGCGCTTGCTCATGACGGCGATCCGGTCGGACATCGAGATGGCCTCACCGATGTCATGCGTGATCAGCACCACGGTCTTGCCGAATTCGCGCAGGATCGAAACGATCTCTTCTTCGAGCACGAGACGTGTCTGGTAGTCGAGCGCGGAAAAGGGCTCATCGAGCAGGATCACGTCGGGATCGGTGATCAGGGTGCGGATGAGCGCGACCCGCTGCCGCATGCCCCCGGAGAGCTTGCTCGGGTAAGCCTCTGCGAAGTCTCCCAAGCCGTAACGCTTGAGATAGCGATGGGCGAGCTCATACCGCTCTTCCTTGCGCTTGCCTGCAATCTCGAGCCCCAGGCTGACGTTGTCGATGATCGTGCGCCATGGAAAGAGCAGATCGGTCTGCAGCATGTAGCCGATCCGGGCGGGGCGCTTGGCGTCCTGCTTGCCGTGCAGGGTGATGTGCCCGCCACTTGGCTCGAGGAGCCCGGCAATGATGTTGAACATCGTGGTCTTGCCGCATCCGCTCGGCCCGACGATGCTGATGAACTCTTTCTTGCGGATTCCGAGGGTGATGTCCCGAATGACCTCGATGAGCCCGCCATCTGCGTCCTGGAAGTGTTTCTTCACCCCTTGGAGAGAGACGGCGAGCTCGCCGCCCACAGGTCGATCCACTCGTGGCGGATCTGCAATCAATGCACTCATACGACGCTCCAACAGTCATCTGTCTATCGATACCAGCGGGAAGGATTACTTCCGCCAGTGCTGCTTGCTTTGCATGCCATCTTGTATTCAAGAATGCATGCACATCTAAGCGAGAGACGTGCCAGTTGCTTTTCTGCGTATGAAAAGTGCGATTAATCAGTCTTTTAGGTGGATTTCTTTCGCCCTTCAGGCGGGGCTGCGGGCGAAGTTGACCGCTGGCCTGGTCGCATATTGGTGCAGGTGCACATGAACGCGCCCCATTTCAATGCGCGCAGCCACTACGACGCTGAAGGGCTTGCTTGCGTGGAGCCGTCTCCGAACAGCGCTATCCGCAAGGGGCGAGAATGAGAAAAGGGCGGGGAACCCTGCCGGATTCGCCCGCCCCTTGCTGGTCGTCTGCCAGTTTTTACCTAGCAATTTGCCAATTTATGTCTCTCGCTACAACAACATCACACATCAATGTTCTGCGCATACAGCGCATTGCTCTCGATGAACGCCCTGCGCGGCTCGACGTTATCCCCCATCAGCGTGGTGAATATCTCGTCGGCGGCGATTGCGTCGTCGATCTGTACGCGCAGCAGGCGGCGCACGGCCGGGTCCATGGTGGTTTCCCACAACTGCTCGGGGTTCATCTCGCCGAGGCCCTTGTAGCGCTGCTTGCTGAGGCCGCGTTCGACTTCGGCGAGCAGCCAGGTGATGGCGTCGGCAAAACGGGTGACGGACTGGCGCTTCTCTCCGCGACGGATCTCGGCGCCCGGACCGATGAGACCGCTGATGGCTTCTGCGGCGTTGCGGATGCTGCGGTAGTCGCCGGACACGAGGAAGTCCTGTTCGACCCAGCCGAACTTGCGGTTGCCGTGGTGCAGGCGCTCGATGGTGAGGCGCCAGCCTTCGGATTCGTCGTGGTACTCGGCGTAGATCTGCAGGCCGTCGGGCAGGTGCGGCTGGATGCGCTCGGCGGAGGCGCGGGCGGCCGCTTCGTCGTCGAGGCTGACCTGGAGGTCGTGGGCCAGCATGACCTGCAGCACTTCGGGGTCGATGTAGCTGGCCAGGCGCCTGACGACGGCTTCGGCCAGCAGGTAGCTGCGGGCGAGGCCGCCGAGCGCCTCGTCGGTGATGGGGGCGGCGCCTTCGCGCGGCGTCAGGCTGGCGCCGTCGAGCGCGAGCTTGAGCAGGTGGCCGTTGAGCTCGTGGTCGTCCTTGATGTAGATCTCGGTCTTGCCGTGCTTGATCTTGTACAGCGGGGGCTGCGCGATGTAGATGTGGCCGCGTTCGACCAGTTCGGGCATCTGGCGGTAGAAGAAGGTGAGCAGCAGGGTACGGATGTGCGCACCGTCGACGTCGGCGTCGGTCATCAGGATGATGCGGTGGTAGCGCAGCTTCTCGGGCTTGTAGTCGTCCTTGCCGATGCTGGTGCCCAGCGCGGTGATCAGGGTGGCGATTTCCTGGCTCTGCAGCAGCTTGTCGAAGCGCGCCTTCTCGACGTTGAGGATCTTGCCCTTCAGGGGCAGGATCGCCTGGAACTTGCGGTCGCGACCCTGCTTGGCCGAGCCGCCTGCGGAGTCGCCCTCGACCAGGTAGAGCTCGCACAGCGCGGGGTCCTTTTCCTGGCAGTCGGCGAGCTTGCCGGGCAGGCCGACACCGTCGAGCACGCCCTTGCGGCGCGTCATCTCGCGTGCCTTGCGCGCCGCGTCGCGGGCGCGCGCGGCCTCGACGATCTTGTTGCAGATGGTCTTGGCGTCGATCGGGTTCTCGAGCAGGAAGTCGCCGAGCTTGTTGGCGACGACTTCTTCCACCGCCGGGCGGGCTTCCGACGAGACCAGCTTCATCTTGGTCTGGCTGGCGAACTTGGGGTCGGGCATCTTGACCGACAGCACGCAGGCGAGGCCTTCGCGCATGTCGTCACCGGTGATGTCGACCTTGGCCTTCTTGGCGATCTCGTTTTCTTCGATGTACTTGTTGATGACGCGCGTCATCGCCGCACGCAGGCCGGTGAGGTGGGTGCCGCCGTCGGCCTGCGGGATGTTGTTGGTGTAGCACAGCACCTGTTCCTGGTAGCTGTCGTTCCACTGCATCGCGACTTCGACCGTCAGCTCCGCGTCGTGCCCCTGCCCGGTGGGAATGCGGGTACTGCCTTGGGCGTAGAACACGTTGGGGTGAAGCACCGTCTTGGCGCGGTTGATGTACTCGACGAAGCCCTTCACGCCGCCGGCGAAGGCGAAGTCCTCTTCCTTGCCGGTGCGCTGGTCAACCAGGCGGATCTTGACGCCATTGTTGAGGAAGGAGAGTTCGCGCAGGCGCTTGGCGAGGATGTCGTAGTGGTACTCGACCGTGCCGAAGATTTCCTCGTCGGCGAGGTAATGGACCTTGGTGCCGCGCTTGGTGGTTTCGCCGATGACGCGCGGCGGGCTCACCTCGACGCCGTCGACGACCTCGATGACGCGGTTCTGCGGCTTGCCGCGCTCGAACTCCAGCAGGTGGCGCTTGCCGTCGCGGGCGACGGTGACGTGCATCCACTTCGACAGCGCATTGACGCAGGACACGCCCACACCGTGCAGGCCGCCGGACACCTTGTAGCTGTTCTGGTTGAACTTGCCGCCGGCGTGCAGCACGCACATGACGATCTCGGCCGCCGAGCGCTTGGGCTCGTGCTTGTCGTCCATCTTCACGCCGACCGGAATGCCGCGGCCGTTGTCGGTGACCGAGATCGAGTTGTCGGCGTGGATGGTGATGACGATGTCGTCGCAGTGGCCGGCCAGGGCCTCGTCGATCGAGTTGTCGACGACCTCGAACACCATGTGGTGCAGGCCGGTGCCGTCGGAGGTGTCGCCGATGTACATGCCGGGGCGCTTGCGCACGGCCTCCAGCCCTTCGAGCTGCTGGATGCTGGATTCGTCGTAGTCGTTGCCACCTTGCGGGGCCGGCGTGTTTTGCGGTTCGGACATGGTCATCTCGGTGATTCGTAAAGAACGGGGTGTTGCGGCGGGGCTTCGACTCAGATCCGCATCGGCATCACGACGTACTTGAACTTGTCGTTGCCCGGCAGCGTGATCAGCGCGCTGGAGTTGCCGTCGTTGAAGCGCCAGTCGACCGTCTCCGAGGAGAGGTTGTTGAGCACGTCGAGCAGGTAGGTGACGTTGAAGCCGATGTCGAGCTTGTCGCCCTGGTAGTCGATCTCGAGCTCGTCCTGCGCTTCTTCCTGCTCGGCGTTGGTCGACACGATCTTGAGCACGCCGTCCTCGAGCACCATGCGCACGCCGCGGAACTTCTCGTTGGTCAGGATCGCGGCGCGCTGCAGCGCGGCCAGCAGCGGCTGGCGGGCGAAGTTGACCAGCTTGGGATGGGCCTGCGGAATCACGCGCTCGTAGTCGGGGAACTTGCCGTCGATGAGCTTGGTGACGAGCTCGATCGGACCGAAGCGGAACACCGCCTGGTTGCCGGCGAGCACGATCTCCAGCGGGTCGTCGTTGTCGGCGAGCTGGCGGGCGAGTTCGAGCACGGTCTTGCGCGGCAGGATGGCTTCGGTGCGCGGGGTCACCGGGGCTTCGAGGTCTGACGCGGCATAGGCCAGGCGGTGGCCGTCGGTGGCGACCATGCGCAGCTCGCTGCCGTCGGCGATGATCAGCAGGCCGTTGAGGTAGTAGCGGATGTCCTGCTGCGCCATCGAGTACGACACCTGGGCGAGCTGACGCTTGAAGGTGCGCTGGCTGACCGTGATGCGGGCGGCGGCCTCGTCGGGCGGCGACAGGCGCGGGTAGTCGGCGGCGGGCAGGGTCTGCAGCTGGAAGCGGCTGCGGCCGGCCTTGACGGTGAGGCGCTTGTCGTCGAGCGTGAGGCTGATGTCGTCGCTGTCGGGCAGCGCGCGCAGGATGTCCTGCAGCTTGCGCGCGCCGACGGTGATCGACACGTCTTCGCCGCCGATGTGGCCGCCCGTGGTGGTGCGGATCTGGATCTCGATGTCGGTGGCGAGCATCGTGAGCTGGTCGCCGCGCTTCTCGATCAGCACGTTGGACAGGATCGGTAGCGTGTGGCGCTTTTCGACGATGCCGGCAACCGACTGCAGCGGGGCCAGGAGCGCATCGCGGGTGGTGGTGAGCAGGAGCATGGCGTCAGATCAGGCGTTGGGTTGATCGAAGGGTGGGTCTGGCTCAGCCCCGCAGGACCTGGGTGAGCACGTGGACGTCGTGGTTGAGCTGGTGGTCGCCGAGGCGCAGCTCGGTGATGGTACGGCAGGCGTGCAGGACAGTGGTATGGTCGCGGCCGCCGAAGGCCTCGCCGATGGCCGGCAGCGACATCGGCGTGAGCTCCTTGGCCAGCCACATCGCCACCTGGCGCGGACGCGCGATGACGCGCGTGCGCTTCTTGGAATGCATGTCCGCGACCTTGATCTTGTAGTAGTCGGCCACGGTCTTCTGGATGTGCTCGATCGACAGCTGGCGGTTGTGCGCGTGCAGCAGGTCCTTGAGCGCCTCCTTGGCGACTTCCAGCGAGATCTGGCGGCCGTGGAAGCGGGCGTAGGCGACGACCTTGTTGAGCGCGCCTTCGAGTTCGCGCACGTTCGAGCGCAGGTTCTTGGCGATCAGGAAGGCGACGTCGTCGTCGACGCTGACACGCAGCGCTTCGGCCTTCTTCTTGAGGATGGCGACGCGCATCTCCAGCTCGGGGGGTTCGATCTGAACCGTCAGACCCCAGTCGAAGCGCGAGATGAGGCGGTCTTCCAGGCCCTGGATGTCCTTGGGGTAGGTGTCGCAGGTGATGACGATCTGCTTGCGCGCCTCGGTGAGCGCGTTGAAGGCATGGAAGAACTCCTCCTGCGTCCGGTTCTTGTTGTTGAAGAACTGGATGTCGTCGATGATCAGCATGTCGAGCGAGCGGTAGTAGCGCTTGAACGCGTCGAAGCTCTTCTGCTGATAGGCGCGCACCACGTCGGCGTAGTAGTCCTCGACGTGCACGTAGCGCACCACCGCGCGCGGGTTGTGCCTGAACACCGCATTGCCGATGGCGTGCACCAGGTGGGTCTTGCCCAGGCCGACGCCGCCGTAGACGAACAGCGGGTTGTACGAGGTGCCCGGGTTCTGGGCCACCTGCATCGCGGCAGCGCGGGCGAGGTCGTTGGCGCGGCCGGTGACCAGGGTGTCGAAGGTGAAGTCCGGGTTGAGGCGGGTCTTCTCGTAGGCCAGTTCGAGGCCGGACGAGGCCGCGGCGGGCTCGGGCTCGCGGCTGGCGATGACGGCCGGCGCGCGCGGGGCACGCGATGGCGCGGCGGTATCCGCGGCAGCCGGCTGCTCGGCAGCATCGTGCGCACTCGGGGTGGTGCGTGCAGGCGCGGTCGTTGCGGTGGCCGTGGCGGGGCGGCTGGTGCGTGCGGTACTGACGGGCGGCAGCTGCAGTTCGATTTGCAGCGGACCACCGGTAAACGTCTCGCTCAGCTCGTGGATGCGGCTGAGGTAGCGCTCGCGGACCCACTGCAGGACGAAGCGATTGGGGGCGATCAGCCGGAACGTGCCGTCTTCGCCGGCTTCGGCCCGCAGGGTCTTGATCCAGGTGTTGTATTGCTGCTGAGGCAGCTCCTGCTCAAGGCGCGACAGGCAGAAAGGCCAGAGTTCTTCGGTCACGGCGGTTTCGGAATAAATGTGCGGCAATATAGTCAAGCGGTGCGCCGGACACGCTGCGGTGTACGGCGAACCGGCTTGTGGTGTGTGTTGTCTGAGGAGCCTGCATGGGCGGCCTCTCGACGTCGGCTTGGCGACGTCTGCCTTGACGGCGAGGCTCAGGAAGCCGACATTCTAACCCCGCAGGGGGGACTTATCCACAGGGCGTCCCAAAAATTGTTATTGACAAACATGGGATTATCCATTTAACTCTCGCGTTTGACCTAACACTGGCAGCCGATCATGAAACGCACTTATCAGCCCTCCGTTGTCCGTCGCAAGCGCACCCACGGCTTTCTGGTTCGCATGAAGACCCGTGGCGGCCGTGCGGTCATCCGCGCACGTCGTGCCAAGGGCCGTCATCGCCTCGCCGTCTGAGGTGACGCCGCTCACGAGCGCTGACCAGAGTTTCCGCAGCGCTCACAAATTGCACAAAACGGATGAGTATTCATCCGTTTTTGCTTTTCGGCGGGCCCTGCGTGGCCGCTTCTACATGCTCCACTACCGCCCCAACGGTCTCGATACGGCCCGACTCGGCGCGGTGGTCGCGAAGAAGCTCGCCAAGCGCGCCAACACGCGCAACCTGGTCAAGCGCATCGCGCGCGAATGCTTTCGGCGCAACCGCGAATCGCTGCCCGCGGTCGACATGGTTGTCCGTCTGCATGCGTCGGTCGCCACGGCGACACGTGCCGAGCTGAACCAGGATCTGCTTGCTCTGTTCCAAAGGCTGCCCCGGCAATGAAAACCGTCTTGATCGCCCTGCTGCGTTTTTACCGCTACGCGATCAGTCCCATGCTGGGGCGCAATTGCCGTTTTCACCCGACCTGTTCCGAGTACGCGATCGAAGCGGTGCAGCGCCATGGCGCCTTGCGCGGCGGCTGGCTCGCGGCCAAGCGGGTGGGGCGTTGTCACCCTTTCAATCCGGGCGGGTATGATCCCGTTCCCTGACCTGAGATAGAACGAATCCGATGGATCAACGCCGCCTCATCCTCTTCCTGATTTTCTCCTTCTCGCTGGTGATGCTGTGGGAAGGCTGGATCAAGCACAACAACCCGCAGCCGGCGCCGCAGGCGACCGCAGCGGCTGGCGTCGCCGCGACCGCCAACGCCGATGGTTCGGTGCCGACCCCGTCGGCCAGTCTGGGCGCGGGGCAGAGCGCCGTGCCGGGCGAGCAGGTGGCCACGGCCGCCGCGCCGCGCGTGGTGGTCGAGACCGACCTGCTGCGCGCCGAAGTCTCCGCTCAGGGCGGTGACATCGTTCGCCTGGCGCTCAAGCAGCACAAGGCCAGCGGCGAAACCGAGGCCGACTTCGTGCTGCTCGACGATGGCACCACCCGTCACCAGTACGCGGCCCAGTCGGGCCTGATCGGCGAAGGGCTGCCGACGCACAAGACGGTGTTCGCATTGCCGGGCAGTGCGTTGTCGCTGAAGGATGGTGAGGACAGCGTGGTCCTGCGCCTGCAGGCGCCCGAGCAGAACGGCATGCAGGTCACCAAGGTGATGACGTTCAAGCGCGGCAGCTATCTGATCGACGTCGCGTACGAGATCCGCAACGGCAGTGACCAGCCGATCGCGCCGCACGCCTATTTCCAGCTCACCCGCGACGGCAATCCGGCCGAGCAGGTCGAGGCCTTCGGCGTCACGACCTTCACCGGCCCGGCCGTCTTCACCGATGCCGGCAAGTTCCAGAAGGTGCAGTTCGACGACATCACCGATGGCGACGCCAAGTTCGTGAAGACCGCCAGCGACGGCTGGGTGGCGATGGTGCAGCACTACTTCGTCAGTGCATGGCTGCCGGAGCAGGGCGTGCAGCGTGAGTATTTCGCCCGCGCGCTGGGCAACAATCTGTTCTCCGCTGGCCTGATCATGCCGGTTGCAGCGATCGCGCCGGGCACCGAGGCGACCGTCGGTACCCGCCTGTACGCGGGGCCGCAGGAGCAGGACAAGCTCGAAGGCATCGCCCCGGGCCTCGATCTGGTGGTGGACTACGGCTGGCTCACGGTCATCGCCGCGCCGCTGTTCTGGGTGCTGTCCTGGCTTCACAGCCTGACCGGCAACTGGGGCTGGGCGATCATCCTGGTCACCGTGGCACTCAAGGCGATCTTCTTCCCGTTGTCGGCCGCGAGCTACAAGTCGATGGCCAAGATGCGCGTGCTCGGTCCGCGCCTGCAGCGCATGAAGGAGCTGTACGGCAACGACAAGGCCAAGATGCAGCAGGAGATGATGAATCTCTACCGCACCGAGAAGATCAATCCGCTCGGCGGCTGCCTGCCGATCCTGGTGCAGATCCCGGTGTTCATCGCGCTGTACTGGGTGTTGCTGGGCAGCGTCGAGATGCGCCATGCGCCCTGGCTGGGCTGGATCCAGGATCTGTCGGCCAAGGATCCGTACTTCATCCTGCCGGTCATCATGGGCGTGTCGATGCTGATCCAGATGAAGCTGAACCCGACGCCGCCGGATCCGATCCAGGCGAAGGTCATGATGGCGATGCCGATCATCTTCACCTTCATGTTCCTGTGGTTCCCGTCCGGCCTGGTGCTGTACTGGGTGGTCAACAACGTGCTGTCGATCGCCCAGCAGTGGCAGATCACGCGGATGATCGAAAGTGCAAAACCCGGCAGCAAGGCCGCCTGACACGATCGCGGCCATCGCGACGGCACCGGGCCGCGGCGGCATCGGTGTCGTCCGCGTCTCGGGTGCCCGCCTGCGTGACTTCGCGACGGCGCTCTGCGGCCGCGAGCCGCAGCCACGGCGGGCCGTGTTCACCGCCTTCCGCGACGCCGCGGGCGTCGCGATCGACGAAGGCATCCTGCTGTACTTTCCCTCCCCAGCTTCCTTCACGGGCGAAGATGTGCTCGAACTGCAGGGCCATGGCGGCCCGGTGGTCATGCAGATGCTGCTCGAGCGCTGCCTGGAACTGGGCGCCCGCCTGGCCGAGCCGGGCGAGTTCACCCGCCGCGCCTTCCTGAATGGCAAGCTGGACCTGGCTCAGGCCGAGAGCGTGGCCGATCTCATCGAGGCCTCGACCGCGGCAGCGGCGCGTTCAGCGGTCCGCTCCCTGTCGGGCCGATTCTCCGATGAGATCAGGCGCATCGTCGATGCGCTGATCGACCTGCGCATGCTGGTCGAGGCGACGCTGGACTTTCCGGAGGAAGAGATCGAGTTCCTCGAGCGCGCGCGGGCGATGCCGCGGCTCGACGAGATCCGTGAACACCTCGTAGGCGTGCTCGATCGCGCGCGTCAGGGCGCGCTGCTGCGCAGCGGCCTGAACGTGGTGCTCGTCGGCGAACCCAACGTCGGCAAGTCCAGCCTGTTGAATCAGCTCGCCGGCGAAGACCGCGCGATCGTCACCGACATTGCCGGCACGACGCGCGACGCGCTGCGCGAGACGATTCAGATCGAGGGCATCCCGCTGCACATCATCGACACCGCCGGCCTGCGCGAGACCGCCGATACGGTGGAGCGCATCGGCATCGAGCGGACGTGGCGCGAGATCGAGCGTGCCGACGTGATCCTGAGGCTGGTCGATGCAAGCGTGGTGGCCACGGATGCCGCGCTCGAGGCGATTGATGCCCGCCTGCCGCAAGCGGCCGAGCGCATCACCGTCGCCAACAAGATCGACCTGTGCGGCCTCGTGCCGGGCCGTTCCGAGGAGGGCGGACAGGTTCGCCTGCAGGTGTCGGCAAGGAGCGGCGCCGGCATGGACCTGGTGCGCGCCGAACTGCTGCGCATCGCCGGCTGGCACGCGCATGGCGAGGATGTCATCCTCGCCCGCGAGCGGCACCTTCACGCCTTGCGCGTGGCGTTGGCGCACGTGGATGCGGCTGCGACCCAGTCGGCGGCGCTCGAACTCTTTGCCGAGGAGCTGCGGCTGGCGCAGGAGAGTCTGGGCGAGATCACCGGCGAGTTTACGGCGGACGACCTGCTGGGGGTCATCTTCTCGCGGTTCTGCATCGGCAAGTGAGGCGGCACACCCGCGTCCGGTGTCTGACACATGAGACAAAGCCCGCTGCGTGCGGGCTTTGTCTTTGGCGCTTGCTGCGGCCGTCGGGGCTTACGAGAACATGTCCTCGTAGATCAGCCGCGCCCAGTTGAAGTCTTCCGGAATCGTGGCCGGCGAGCGTTCGTTGAAGTCCATCTGGGTCTGCTCGATGATGCCCTGGTCGTTTACCCTGTAGTCGAACTGGACCGAGATGCCTTCCTGCGGGTTGGTGTTCACCATCATGTAGCAGAGGTTGTCCGGTAGGATGTAGCTCGGTTCGCGCCCGGCTTCGCGCTCGGCGATGTAGCGTGCGACGATGCGTGCATGACGGTTGGCGACGTGCCCGGCCTTCGGGTAGAAGGCGAATTGCGGCGACACGAAACCGACTGCGTCGCCGATGACATAGACATCCTTGTCGTTGCGGTCGTGCAGGAAGAGTGGATCGACGTCGGCCCAGCCGCCGGGACGCCCGGCGCCGGGCTGTGGCACGACACCCGCTTTCCAGGCCAGATCGCCGGCCTGGTGCGGAGCCATCAGGATGGCGTGGTCGAAGCGGAAGTCGCCGGCCTCGGTCCTGATCTCCTTCTTGAACGGGTCGACTTCTTCGATGCGCGCATTCGGCACGTAGGTGATGATGTCCTTATAGAGCTCTTCGAACGCTGCGCGGAAGCCCGGACCGATGGGACGCACGCCGTCCTTATGATCGAGGATGATGATGCGCCCCGGGATCTTCTTCTGCTTGAACATCGAGGCGATGAGGCAGGCGCGTTCGT
This genomic window from Thauera humireducens contains:
- a CDS encoding ABC transporter permease, translated to MAIAQATVPGRGTKGRKALTFNQLKNTPFITDNLWRGAIIATVLALWQLAVNIGWVNPFLMGSPEGIAKEALRLIESGQLLDDTLTTVYATVVGFLLGSVLGSISGLALWYSSKVARVIDPFMVALNGLPKIALAPMIIIWFGSGMLSKVALAFVATFVVALLSAYQGTHQIDDNLVNLMRSLKATRRQIFAKLVIPATLPWIISALRLNIGFALIAEIGGEFIASDKGLGRMIFVAGNLFNLNAVWVGVIVLMLVATTLYVIVSRIEKNILSWSGK
- a CDS encoding ABC transporter ATP-binding protein, translated to MSALIADPPRVDRPVGGELAVSLQGVKKHFQDADGGLIEVIRDITLGIRKKEFISIVGPSGCGKTTMFNIIAGLLEPSGGHITLHGKQDAKRPARIGYMLQTDLLFPWRTIIDNVSLGLEIAGKRKEERYELAHRYLKRYGLGDFAEAYPSKLSGGMRQRVALIRTLITDPDVILLDEPFSALDYQTRLVLEEEIVSILREFGKTVVLITHDIGEAISMSDRIAVMSKRPTTVKKIYDVGLARKHGSCLKARSDAEYHEFFDQIWSDLDIQMGAAH
- the dnaN gene encoding DNA polymerase III subunit beta, with the translated sequence MLLLTTTRDALLAPLQSVAGIVEKRHTLPILSNVLIEKRGDQLTMLATDIEIQIRTTTGGHIGGEDVSITVGARKLQDILRALPDSDDISLTLDDKRLTVKAGRSRFQLQTLPAADYPRLSPPDEAAARITVSQRTFKRQLAQVSYSMAQQDIRYYLNGLLIIADGSELRMVATDGHRLAYAASDLEAPVTPRTEAILPRKTVLELARQLADNDDPLEIVLAGNQAVFRFGPIELVTKLIDGKFPDYERVIPQAHPKLVNFARQPLLAALQRAAILTNEKFRGVRMVLEDGVLKIVSTNAEQEEAQDELEIDYQGDKLDIGFNVTYLLDVLNNLSSETVDWRFNDGNSSALITLPGNDKFKYVVMPMRI
- the gyrB gene encoding DNA topoisomerase (ATP-hydrolyzing) subunit B, which gives rise to MSEPQNTPAPQGGNDYDESSIQQLEGLEAVRKRPGMYIGDTSDGTGLHHMVFEVVDNSIDEALAGHCDDIVITIHADNSISVTDNGRGIPVGVKMDDKHEPKRSAAEIVMCVLHAGGKFNQNSYKVSGGLHGVGVSCVNALSKWMHVTVARDGKRHLLEFERGKPQNRVIEVVDGVEVSPPRVIGETTKRGTKVHYLADEEIFGTVEYHYDILAKRLRELSFLNNGVKIRLVDQRTGKEEDFAFAGGVKGFVEYINRAKTVLHPNVFYAQGSTRIPTGQGHDAELTVEVAMQWNDSYQEQVLCYTNNIPQADGGTHLTGLRAAMTRVINKYIEENEIAKKAKVDITGDDMREGLACVLSVKMPDPKFASQTKMKLVSSEARPAVEEVVANKLGDFLLENPIDAKTICNKIVEAARARDAARKAREMTRRKGVLDGVGLPGKLADCQEKDPALCELYLVEGDSAGGSAKQGRDRKFQAILPLKGKILNVEKARFDKLLQSQEIATLITALGTSIGKDDYKPEKLRYHRIILMTDADVDGAHIRTLLLTFFYRQMPELVERGHIYIAQPPLYKIKHGKTEIYIKDDHELNGHLLKLALDGASLTPREGAAPITDEALGGLARSYLLAEAVVRRLASYIDPEVLQVMLAHDLQVSLDDEAAARASAERIQPHLPDGLQIYAEYHDESEGWRLTIERLHHGNRKFGWVEQDFLVSGDYRSIRNAAEAISGLIGPGAEIRRGEKRQSVTRFADAITWLLAEVERGLSKQRYKGLGEMNPEQLWETTMDPAVRRLLRVQIDDAIAADEIFTTLMGDNVEPRRAFIESNALYAQNIDV
- a CDS encoding ABC transporter substrate-binding protein yields the protein MKSVSKLLSAIALGTALAHQPAVAADKMDTILVTEAFHSLLYLPVYVAKHEGHFRNHGLDVPVVRSAGSGPTALASVLAGESQFSVHGPEHVGFAQEKGGKAKAISAVANSAPVWVLARQEVEFSSPADLKGKKVVVGLAPGTSNTLLKRMIADAKLSPQTDVTVTEVQNGSELGPVIAGRADIAVAYQPQVEQGLSQGLKVIYEFPKDYPEYAFSTINTSQQLIDSNPDLVKRFVSAIGDSLKMMHTSPEKAQAVARKEFPSLDAAVVDTAVKRMLANNVYPQGVEITPKAFDNAIAMQKFVGNIKTDMVFADIVEPRFSTMPIDGGVK